A single Tenacibaculum sp. Bg11-29 DNA region contains:
- a CDS encoding MATE family efflux transporter yields MNLQQYTSEFKYNWKLAAPVMLGMLGHTFVSFVDNIMVGQLGTAELAAVSLGNSFMFIAMSLGIGFSTAITPLVAEADSSNNFKEAKSTFKHGLFLCTAIGILMFLLVFCSKPLMYLMKQPLEVVELAIPYLDLVAFSLIPMIVFQAFKQFSDGLSMTRYPMYATILANVLNVILNYLLIFGKFGFPEMGIVGAAYGTLLSRLVMVLHLWWMLKRKEHSKKLVTNIKLFVLDKLMLRKIINLGAPSAMQMFFEVGIFTAAIWLSGLLGKNAQAANQIALNLSSMTFMVAMGLSVASMIRVGNQKGLQKFSDLRRIAFSIFLLGIILAVGFATFFYLFNKSLPNLYVDLSDVENYADNMEVMKIAANLLIAAAFFQISDSIQVVVLGALRGLQDVKIPTIITFVSYWMVGFPISYFFGTKETYGSFGIWLGLLAGLTTASILLFIRFNRLTLKLIKKNSVITTEE; encoded by the coding sequence TTGAATTTACAGCAATATACATCAGAATTTAAATACAATTGGAAACTAGCTGCACCTGTAATGCTAGGAATGTTAGGGCATACCTTTGTTAGTTTTGTAGATAATATTATGGTAGGGCAATTAGGAACGGCAGAATTAGCAGCGGTTTCTTTAGGGAATAGCTTTATGTTTATAGCAATGTCTTTAGGAATAGGTTTTTCAACAGCAATAACACCTTTAGTTGCTGAAGCAGATTCTTCGAATAATTTTAAAGAAGCCAAATCTACATTCAAACACGGACTTTTTTTATGTACTGCTATAGGGATTTTAATGTTTTTATTGGTTTTTTGTTCAAAACCTTTAATGTATTTAATGAAACAACCTTTAGAGGTTGTAGAGCTAGCAATTCCATATTTAGATTTAGTTGCTTTTTCTTTAATACCAATGATTGTTTTTCAGGCGTTTAAACAGTTTAGTGATGGTTTGTCGATGACGCGTTATCCTATGTATGCTACAATTTTGGCAAATGTTTTAAATGTTATTTTAAATTATTTGTTAATTTTTGGGAAATTTGGTTTTCCAGAAATGGGAATTGTAGGTGCAGCATACGGAACATTACTTTCTCGATTGGTTATGGTATTACACCTTTGGTGGATGTTAAAAAGAAAAGAGCATTCGAAAAAATTAGTAACCAATATTAAATTATTTGTACTTGATAAATTAATGCTACGAAAAATAATTAATTTGGGAGCACCAAGTGCTATGCAAATGTTTTTTGAAGTGGGTATATTTACTGCAGCTATTTGGTTAAGTGGTTTATTAGGTAAAAATGCGCAAGCAGCAAATCAAATAGCATTAAATTTATCATCAATGACATTTATGGTTGCTATGGGGTTAAGCGTAGCATCTATGATAAGAGTAGGAAATCAAAAGGGTTTACAAAAATTTTCAGATCTTAGAAGAATAGCCTTTTCTATTTTTTTATTAGGGATTATTTTAGCGGTAGGATTTGCAACATTTTTTTATTTATTTAATAAATCACTTCCTAATTTATATGTAGATTTAAGTGATGTTGAAAATTATGCAGATAATATGGAGGTAATGAAAATTGCAGCAAATTTATTAATAGCAGCAGCATTTTTTCAAATATCAGATAGTATTCAAGTGGTTGTTTTAGGAGCTTTACGTGGGTTACAAGATGTGAAAATTCCAACAATTATTACCTTTGTATCTTATTGGATGGTTGGGTTTCCTATTAGTTATTTTTTTGGTACTAAAGAAACTTATGGTAGTTTTGGTATTTGGTTAGGCTTATTGGCTGGTTTAACTACTGCATCTATCTTATTATTTATTAGATTTAATAGATTAACTTTAAAATTGATTAAAAAAAATTCTGTAATTACTACGGAAGAATAA
- a CDS encoding zinc metalloprotease: MNKKIAIFITISFFLSCSKHDKIPVVKNPTIPSTEVITIPIVVHVINYTPAPFIISDEKIHSQIVVLNKDFRKLNPDHLNTPNEFINLVADVGLEFHLATVDPNGKPTTGIIRSESTIIAGNGQQTGDQKIEDLALYFTKKGGQDAWPNDKYLNIWIADSSNRFGNLGLPGYANPPGSDPRIDGVVMDPRVFGTLEPLVPYNNLGRTATHEIGHWLNLKHIYAGEKNCDTSDLVDDTPNQYESYSGKPTYPQTSCGSNDMFMNFMDYVADDAMYMFTEGQKERMRALFKEGGLRRDLYLNIK; encoded by the coding sequence ATGAATAAAAAAATAGCAATTTTTATTACAATCAGTTTCTTTTTATCATGCTCTAAACATGACAAAATTCCTGTTGTAAAAAATCCTACTATACCTTCAACTGAAGTTATTACAATTCCGATTGTTGTTCATGTAATTAATTATACACCAGCCCCATTTATAATTAGTGATGAAAAAATACACTCACAAATAGTTGTTTTAAATAAAGATTTTCGAAAATTGAATCCAGATCATTTAAACACCCCTAATGAGTTTATTAATTTAGTTGCTGATGTTGGTCTTGAGTTTCATTTAGCTACTGTAGATCCAAATGGAAAACCAACCACCGGAATTATTAGATCAGAAAGCACTATAATTGCTGGTAATGGTCAACAAACAGGTGATCAAAAAATTGAAGATTTAGCGCTATATTTTACTAAAAAAGGAGGGCAAGATGCTTGGCCAAATGATAAATATTTAAATATTTGGATAGCCGATTCTTCAAATCGTTTCGGAAATTTAGGGCTTCCTGGGTATGCCAACCCTCCTGGGTCAGACCCTAGAATAGATGGTGTTGTAATGGATCCTAGAGTATTTGGTACCCTAGAGCCATTAGTTCCGTATAATAATTTAGGGAGAACAGCCACACATGAAATTGGTCATTGGCTAAATCTTAAACATATTTATGCAGGCGAGAAAAATTGTGATACTTCAGATCTTGTTGATGACACACCTAATCAATATGAATCATATTCAGGAAAACCTACTTATCCTCAGACCTCATGTGGTAGTAATGATATGTTTATGAATTTTATGGATTATGTTGCTGACGATGCAATGTATATGTTCACAGAAGGACAAAAAGAAAGAATGAGAGCACTCTTTAAAGAAGGAGGACTTAGACGTGATCTATATTTAAATATTAAATAA
- a CDS encoding TonB-dependent receptor, translated as MKKLLLLLIFPSLVFAQKTAIIKGTITNKFNTPIEGIAISYLSEGTTTNANGNYSFSIPMRKTVTVVFSHVSYKTVTKKFTSRGKKIIRFSPTFKFKSQELETVVLKNTKKEAEGIIKISTNKVKNILGANAGVENILMTLPGVSNNNELSTQYNVRGGNFDENLVYVNGIEVYRPFLIRSGQQEGLSFINPHMVQNIDFSAGGFQAKYGDKLSSVLDITYRKPTKFGAKIDLSLLGGSFTIEDTFFKNKLSAIVGVRYRDNSLFVNSKQVEVNFRPTFTDVQSFLSYKVNDKLTFNFLSNFSLNNYNYKPLTRKTRFGTLANPLELIVYYQGQEQDKFKTLFGAFSTDYKVNDNLKITGTVSSFNTQEEEYFDIAASYHLGEVDSNIGSENFGEVAFSQGIGSQINHARNDLDALINNIQIKATLKDGNNEWKIGTKYQTENIKDRIREWEVIDSLGFSVRPPHHTGNNQPYEPFTGPIEPFKNVRAENEVDINRFSSFLQFSRKTAWNNHEIYMNIGVRAHSWKVTTRLESSKNQFIFSPRAQFAIKPDWNKDMLFRISGGWYSQPPFYKELRDFNGQVHPNVKAQKSIHLVAGNDYSFTIWERPFKLTTELYYKNLTDVNSYSVDNVRVRYRADNVTNAYAYGLDVRLNGEFVPGNDSWVSFGYLKTEENINNQDYIARPTDQRLKFGVLFQDYVPNIPDLKAYLNIVYNTGLPGGAPAYSDVYEYQSRLNDYKRADVGISYIFTDASKKHSTGFLRNFKELTAGLELFNLFDIRNSITNTWVRDAYSKRQYGIPNYMTGRVLNFKIGMQF; from the coding sequence TTGAAAAAACTACTTCTTTTACTAATATTCCCTTCACTTGTTTTTGCTCAAAAAACAGCAATTATAAAAGGAACAATAACAAACAAATTTAATACGCCTATTGAAGGTATTGCTATATCATATTTATCTGAAGGTACAACAACTAATGCTAATGGTAATTATAGTTTTAGTATTCCTATGCGTAAAACGGTTACGGTAGTTTTTAGCCATGTTTCTTATAAAACAGTTACAAAAAAATTTACTTCTCGCGGAAAAAAAATAATTCGCTTCTCTCCTACCTTTAAGTTTAAATCGCAAGAATTAGAAACCGTTGTTCTTAAGAATACAAAGAAAGAAGCTGAGGGAATTATAAAGATTTCGACCAATAAAGTTAAAAATATTTTAGGGGCTAATGCTGGGGTCGAAAATATTTTAATGACTTTGCCAGGAGTTAGTAATAATAACGAGCTAAGTACACAATATAATGTACGTGGTGGTAATTTTGATGAAAATTTGGTTTATGTTAATGGTATTGAAGTATACCGACCTTTTTTAATTCGTTCTGGTCAACAAGAAGGCTTGAGTTTTATAAACCCACACATGGTTCAAAATATTGATTTTTCTGCTGGTGGTTTTCAAGCAAAGTATGGCGATAAACTTTCTTCGGTATTAGATATTACTTATCGAAAACCTACTAAGTTCGGAGCTAAAATAGATTTAAGTTTGCTAGGCGGAAGCTTTACTATTGAAGATACTTTTTTTAAGAATAAACTAAGTGCTATTGTAGGTGTTCGTTACAGAGATAATAGTTTGTTTGTTAATAGTAAACAGGTTGAAGTAAATTTTAGACCAACTTTTACTGATGTACAGAGTTTTTTATCTTATAAAGTAAATGATAAACTTACTTTTAATTTTTTAAGTAATTTTTCTTTAAATAATTACAATTATAAACCATTAACTCGAAAAACTCGCTTCGGTACACTTGCAAATCCATTAGAATTAATTGTTTATTATCAAGGACAAGAACAAGATAAATTTAAAACACTCTTTGGTGCTTTCTCAACCGATTATAAAGTAAATGATAATTTAAAAATAACAGGAACTGTATCTTCTTTTAATACACAAGAAGAAGAATATTTTGACATTGCTGCATCGTATCACCTAGGTGAAGTTGATAGTAATATTGGTTCTGAAAACTTTGGTGAGGTTGCTTTTTCACAAGGTATTGGTTCGCAAATTAACCATGCCCGTAACGATTTAGATGCCTTAATTAATAATATTCAAATTAAAGCTACTCTAAAAGATGGTAATAATGAATGGAAAATTGGTACGAAATATCAGACCGAAAACATTAAAGATCGCATACGTGAATGGGAAGTTATTGACTCTTTAGGGTTTTCTGTTCGTCCTCCCCATCATACAGGTAACAATCAACCGTACGAACCTTTTACTGGACCAATCGAACCATTTAAAAATGTTAGGGCTGAAAATGAAGTAGACATCAATCGTTTTTCTAGTTTTTTACAATTCAGTAGAAAAACAGCATGGAACAATCATGAAATATACATGAATATTGGAGTGCGTGCTCATAGTTGGAAAGTTACAACAAGGTTAGAAAGTTCTAAAAATCAATTTATTTTTAGCCCGAGAGCCCAATTTGCTATTAAACCTGATTGGAATAAGGACATGCTTTTTAGAATTTCTGGTGGTTGGTATTCTCAACCTCCTTTTTATAAAGAGTTACGTGATTTTAACGGACAGGTGCACCCGAATGTAAAAGCGCAAAAATCTATTCACTTAGTTGCTGGTAATGATTATAGTTTTACTATATGGGAGCGTCCTTTTAAACTAACTACCGAGTTATATTATAAAAATTTAACTGATGTAAATTCTTATTCGGTAGATAATGTGCGTGTTCGTTATCGTGCTGATAATGTAACGAATGCTTATGCCTATGGTTTAGATGTTCGTTTAAATGGTGAATTTGTTCCTGGTAACGATAGTTGGGTAAGTTTTGGATATTTAAAGACCGAAGAAAATATTAATAATCAAGACTATATTGCAAGACCAACAGATCAACGTTTAAAGTTTGGGGTTTTGTTTCAAGATTATGTTCCGAACATACCTGATTTAAAAGCCTATTTAAATATTGTTTACAATACGGGGCTTCCTGGTGGTGCTCCTGCATATTCTGATGTATATGAATATCAAAGTAGATTAAACGATTATAAACGTGCTGACGTTGGAATATCTTACATTTTCACAGATGCTAGTAAAAAACATTCTACTGGTTTTTTACGAAATTTTAAAGAATTAACTGCTGGTTTAGAATTATTCAATCTTTTTGATATTCGTAACTCGATAACAAATACTTGGGTTCGTGATGCATACAGTAAACGGCAATACGGAATACCCAATTACATGACTGGAAGAGTCTTAAATTTTAAAATTGGAATGCAGTTTTAA
- a CDS encoding M23 family metallopeptidase → MKLYFTTFFLLFFYFGNAQKQYPKNYFSPPLKIPIILSGTFGELRSNHFHSGIDIKTQGKQGIPIYAPANGYVSRIKVSQYGFGKALYVEHPNGYTTVYAHIKKFAPTIQRYIKAIQYKKENYQTGNLFPKQDKFPLKKGEIIAYTGDTGSSGGPHLHYEIRDNKTEHIINPLLFGIDPKDDKSPTFQKLIAYPLNGQSRVNNSNLKSVISFKKIKDNNYISESITASGIIGFGISVFDRLSEALNKNGIYSLEMKVNGSTVYYHDVETFSFAESKYINLLIDYKHYKTYRDKVQKTHKVNANRLSLYEGLVNNGKITIINGASYNVDIIAKDLKNNVSSVRIPIRGVESNLVFKQKDTTNYKIVAKNFHKFNLNNVTIAFPKNTFYEDCFIDFSITNGIAKIHNPTIPLDKRYTLTFNTSFLNEKQKQQVYIANVTNSKYPRYTSTKKKIDKIYTTTKNLGNYTLLYDTTKPIIKLYNFKDGQWLSKNKTLKVKIKDSKSGIKNYRASIDGKWILMELNHKKGILTYDFTDKKLVGSKHIFKLVVSDNVGNIKKLSATFFKK, encoded by the coding sequence TTGAAATTATATTTTACTACTTTTTTTCTACTTTTTTTTTATTTTGGTAATGCTCAAAAGCAATATCCAAAAAATTACTTTTCTCCGCCTTTAAAAATACCTATTATATTATCAGGTACTTTTGGAGAGTTACGAAGTAATCATTTTCATTCAGGAATAGATATTAAAACTCAAGGTAAACAAGGTATTCCTATTTACGCTCCTGCAAACGGTTATGTTTCTCGTATAAAAGTATCGCAATATGGTTTTGGAAAAGCTTTATATGTAGAACATCCAAATGGTTATACAACTGTATATGCACATATCAAAAAATTTGCTCCTACTATTCAACGATATATAAAAGCTATTCAATACAAAAAAGAAAATTATCAAACGGGTAATCTATTTCCTAAACAAGATAAATTCCCTCTAAAAAAAGGTGAAATTATTGCGTATACTGGTGACACTGGTAGTTCAGGTGGTCCGCATTTACATTATGAAATTAGAGACAATAAAACCGAACATATTATAAACCCATTACTTTTTGGTATTGATCCTAAAGATGATAAATCTCCAACATTTCAAAAACTAATTGCATATCCTTTAAATGGCCAATCGAGAGTAAATAACTCTAACTTAAAATCGGTTATTTCATTTAAAAAAATAAAAGACAATAATTACATAAGTGAAAGTATTACTGCTAGTGGTATTATAGGTTTTGGAATTAGTGTTTTTGATCGATTAAGTGAGGCCTTAAATAAAAACGGTATTTATAGCTTAGAAATGAAAGTAAATGGTAGTACCGTTTATTACCATGATGTTGAAACTTTTTCTTTTGCAGAAAGTAAATATATTAATTTATTAATTGACTATAAGCATTACAAAACTTATAGAGACAAAGTTCAAAAAACTCATAAAGTAAATGCAAATCGTTTAAGTTTATATGAGGGTTTAGTTAACAATGGTAAAATTACGATTATCAATGGCGCAAGTTACAATGTTGATATTATTGCTAAAGATTTAAAAAATAACGTATCATCTGTTAGAATACCTATTAGAGGTGTTGAAAGTAATTTAGTTTTCAAACAAAAAGATACGACCAACTATAAAATTGTTGCTAAAAATTTTCATAAATTTAATTTAAACAATGTTACAATTGCTTTTCCTAAAAACACTTTTTATGAAGATTGTTTTATAGATTTTTCTATTACAAATGGTATTGCTAAAATTCATAACCCAACTATACCTCTAGATAAAAGATATACATTAACATTTAATACTTCTTTTTTAAATGAAAAACAAAAACAACAAGTATACATTGCTAATGTTACGAATTCTAAATACCCTAGGTATACGTCTACAAAAAAGAAAATTGATAAAATATATACCACTACAAAAAACTTAGGTAATTATACTTTACTTTATGATACTACAAAACCAATAATTAAGTTATATAACTTTAAAGATGGCCAATGGCTTTCAAAAAACAAAACTTTAAAAGTAAAGATTAAAGATAGTAAGTCTGGTATTAAAAATTACAGAGCTTCTATTGATGGAAAATGGATTTTAATGGAATTAAATCATAAAAAAGGAATACTTACCTACGATTTTACTGATAAAAAACTAGTAGGTAGTAAACATATTTTTAAACTTGTAGTATCAGATAATGTTGGAAACATAAAAAAACTTTCTGCTACCTTCTTTAAAAAATAA
- a CDS encoding cell division protein ZapA has translation MAKIKVNVVIAGRTYPLSVKDTNEEQGMRMAAKSINNLIAKFEQNYAVADKQDVLAMCALQFASKFEIESLTNTKDTIEIVNKINDLTNLLDKHL, from the coding sequence ATGGCAAAGATTAAAGTTAATGTAGTTATTGCAGGAAGAACGTATCCGTTGAGTGTTAAAGATACTAATGAAGAACAGGGGATGCGTATGGCGGCAAAAAGTATTAATAATCTTATAGCTAAGTTTGAACAAAATTATGCGGTAGCAGATAAACAAGATGTATTGGCAATGTGCGCATTGCAATTTGCATCTAAATTTGAAATAGAATCTTTAACCAATACTAAAGATACAATTGAAATAGTAAATAAAATAAATGATTTAACTAACTTGTTAGATAAACATTTGTAA
- the rny gene encoding ribonuclease Y, translating into MDGILFPVLAGIIGLAIGFFIAKMLEKSNANKLIQETKKEARNIVKEAKVEADAIKKDKILQAKEKFIELKSEHEKVIFSREKKISDVEKRVRDKESQVSSELDKNKKLNKSVEKKAADFDYKLEFLDKKESELDKMHKHHVDMLEKISGLSAEDAKTELVSSLKDEAKADAMSFVQNAVEEAKMTAQQDARKIVLNTIQRVGVEQAVENCVSVFNLESDDVKGRIIGREGRNIRALEAATGVEIIVDDTPEAIILSCFDPVRREIARLSMHKLVTDGRIHPARIEEVVKKTEKQIGQEIIEVGKRTVIDLGIHGLHPELIKIVGRMKYRSSYGQNLLQHSREVANLCGIMASEMGLNAKAAKRAGLLHDIGKVPETESELPHALLGMQWAEKFGEKPDVCNAIGAHHDEIEMKSLLSPIVQVCDAISGARPGARRQVLDSYIQRLKDLEDIAFGFNGVQKAYAIQAGRELRVMVESAKVNDTKAAELSFNISQKIQNDMTYPGQVKVTVIRETRAVNVAK; encoded by the coding sequence ATGGATGGAATATTATTTCCTGTATTAGCAGGAATTATAGGATTAGCGATAGGTTTTTTTATAGCTAAAATGTTAGAAAAGTCGAATGCTAATAAGTTAATACAAGAAACAAAGAAAGAGGCTAGAAATATTGTAAAAGAAGCGAAAGTAGAGGCAGATGCAATAAAGAAAGACAAGATTTTACAAGCTAAAGAAAAGTTTATTGAATTAAAATCAGAACACGAAAAAGTGATTTTTTCTAGAGAAAAAAAGATTTCTGATGTAGAAAAAAGAGTTAGAGATAAAGAAAGTCAAGTTTCTTCAGAACTAGATAAAAATAAAAAATTAAACAAATCTGTTGAGAAAAAAGCAGCAGATTTTGACTATAAATTAGAGTTCTTAGATAAAAAAGAATCAGAGTTAGATAAAATGCATAAGCATCATGTAGATATGCTAGAGAAAATATCTGGTTTATCAGCAGAAGATGCAAAAACCGAGTTAGTTTCATCATTAAAAGATGAAGCAAAGGCAGATGCAATGTCATTTGTGCAAAATGCTGTTGAAGAAGCTAAAATGACAGCACAACAAGATGCTCGTAAAATTGTATTAAATACAATTCAAAGAGTAGGTGTAGAACAAGCTGTTGAAAACTGTGTATCAGTTTTTAATTTAGAATCGGATGATGTTAAAGGTAGAATTATTGGCCGTGAAGGACGTAATATTCGTGCTTTAGAAGCAGCTACAGGTGTTGAGATTATTGTTGATGATACTCCAGAAGCAATTATATTATCATGTTTTGACCCTGTTCGTAGAGAAATTGCTCGTCTATCAATGCATAAATTAGTGACAGACGGAAGAATTCACCCCGCAAGAATTGAAGAAGTTGTTAAGAAGACAGAAAAACAAATTGGTCAAGAAATTATAGAAGTTGGTAAACGTACAGTTATCGACTTAGGTATTCATGGTTTACATCCTGAATTAATTAAAATAGTTGGACGTATGAAGTACCGTTCATCATATGGTCAAAATTTATTACAACACTCGCGTGAAGTAGCAAACCTATGTGGTATTATGGCATCTGAAATGGGCTTAAATGCTAAAGCAGCTAAACGTGCTGGTTTATTACATGATATTGGTAAAGTTCCAGAAACTGAAAGTGAATTACCGCATGCTTTATTAGGAATGCAGTGGGCAGAGAAATTTGGAGAAAAACCAGATGTATGTAATGCAATTGGAGCTCACCATGACGAGATTGAAATGAAAAGTTTATTATCACCAATAGTACAGGTTTGTGATGCTATTTCAGGAGCAAGACCAGGAGCTCGTCGCCAAGTATTAGATTCTTATATTCAACGTTTAAAAGACTTAGAAGATATCGCTTTTGGCTTTAATGGTGTTCAAAAAGCATACGCTATTCAGGCAGGACGTGAGTTAAGAGTTATGGTTGAAAGTGCTAAAGTAAATGATACAAAAGCAGCTGAATTATCATTTAATATTTCTCAGAAAATACAAAATGACATGACCTATCCAGGACAAGTAAAAGTTACAGTAATTAGAGAAACAAGAGCTGTAAATGTAGCTAAGTAA
- a CDS encoding GNAT family N-acetyltransferase: MKIRLSVISDSESIMKIIKGAQKLLASLNIDQWQDGYPNEVQILNDIKNNESYVILNKEQKIIATFMFTTNKEPNYSIIDGEWLTNNLAKYGVIHRVAVSQKTTNKGIAKHIISYCEASLKKQEIPAMRIDTHNDNLGMQHILNKLSYIYCGIITVTNGDSRLAFEKLLQ, translated from the coding sequence ATGAAAATTAGATTATCAGTTATAAGTGATTCAGAAAGTATCATGAAAATTATTAAAGGAGCTCAAAAACTTTTAGCTTCATTAAATATTGATCAATGGCAAGATGGATACCCAAATGAGGTTCAAATTTTAAATGATATTAAAAATAATGAAAGCTATGTTATATTAAATAAAGAACAGAAAATTATTGCAACTTTTATGTTTACAACAAATAAAGAACCAAATTATAGTATTATAGATGGTGAATGGCTTACTAATAATTTAGCAAAATACGGTGTTATTCATCGTGTTGCTGTTTCTCAAAAAACAACGAATAAAGGTATAGCAAAACATATTATTTCATATTGCGAAGCGAGTTTAAAAAAGCAAGAAATTCCTGCAATGAGAATAGATACACATAATGATAATTTAGGAATGCAGCACATTTTAAATAAGTTAAGTTATATATATTGTGGTATTATTACTGTAACGAATGGAGATAGTCGATTAGCATTTGAAAAACTATTACAATAA